A stretch of Spirosoma oryzicola DNA encodes these proteins:
- a CDS encoding NAD(P)-dependent oxidoreductase, with the protein MNIAFIGLGQMGQAIAHNLLKGDHTLTVFNRSRDKAESLLQAGASWADTPAEAVAEADVVFTMVSDDAALRNITLGDFGFLTALPEGGIHVSCSTISPETARELAEQHRQKNTEYVACPVFGKPEAAQAAKLWICTSGSQSAKDQVGPLLELIGQGTYDFGDDVGAANVVKLAGNFMIGCAIEAMAEAFTLGEKNGVDRKAMWELFSNTLFASPVYKNYGKMIAEEAYQPVGASPALIRKDIRLVLDTAQQSMVPMPFGMVVFQQLTATVAKGIDNIDWAGFAGEVSENAGVGKR; encoded by the coding sequence ATGAACATTGCTTTTATCGGTCTGGGCCAGATGGGACAGGCTATCGCTCACAATCTCCTGAAAGGCGATCACACGCTGACCGTTTTTAACCGAAGCCGCGACAAGGCTGAATCGTTGCTACAGGCCGGAGCCAGCTGGGCCGATACGCCCGCCGAAGCCGTTGCTGAAGCCGACGTTGTGTTTACAATGGTCAGCGACGATGCCGCTTTGCGCAATATTACCCTGGGCGACTTTGGCTTTTTAACCGCGTTGCCCGAAGGCGGTATTCACGTTTCCTGTAGCACTATTTCGCCCGAGACAGCCCGTGAGCTGGCCGAACAACACCGGCAGAAAAATACCGAGTACGTAGCGTGTCCGGTATTTGGGAAACCCGAAGCGGCACAGGCGGCCAAATTATGGATCTGTACGTCGGGTAGCCAGTCGGCCAAAGATCAGGTTGGTCCGTTACTCGAACTGATCGGGCAGGGGACGTATGACTTCGGTGACGACGTAGGGGCCGCTAATGTGGTTAAACTGGCGGGTAACTTTATGATCGGTTGTGCTATCGAAGCGATGGCCGAAGCATTTACATTGGGCGAAAAAAACGGCGTTGATCGGAAAGCGATGTGGGAGCTGTTCAGCAACACGCTCTTCGCATCACCGGTTTATAAAAATTACGGGAAGATGATTGCCGAGGAAGCGTATCAGCCCGTTGGCGCGTCGCCCGCGCTGATCCGGAAAGATATACGATTGGTGCTCGATACGGCTCAGCAGTCGATGGTTCCCATGCCGTTTGGGATGGTTGTCTTCCAGCAATTAACGGCTACTGTTGCCAAAGGAATCGATAACATCGACTGGGCAGGATTCGCCGGAGAGGTATCCGAAAACGCAGGCGTCGGCAAACGGTAA
- a CDS encoding TonB-dependent receptor, producing the protein MKSFFFLISLGLMGGLAYAQPSPNRVISGSVIDADNRKAVPFGTISLLGQRKGALTNARGQFTLSIPTDSLTRQLVISCVGYQSDTIQIEPATDSYAVTLLPVTNTLNEVVVTTGVTRSTLLRQNPVAILAISHRAIESTANSNIIDVLVKNAPGLTAVKTGPNISKPFIRGLGYNRVLTLYDGVRQEGQQWGDEHGVEVDNYNIDRAEVIKGPASLMYGSDALAGVVSMMPIYPKNTEGKLKVSATTEYQSNNRLLGESISLMSGNSRWAWNLRGSIRAATNYQNKIDGRVYNTGFSERTATAMLGYTGQRGYSRFGASLYDNLQGIPDGSRDSLTRQFTRQVAESDADDIKNRPIVPASELTSYRLSPLHQHIQHYRIHTNNHYEVGKGDLDFLLAFQQNVRREYNHPTRTDQAGLYVRLNTLNYGLRYNLPTLANISASVGVNGMYQANKNKAGTDFPIPDYTLFDVGSFVFLKWQVEKLTLSGGLRYDQRQLRGDDFYVRTNPRTGFDEKVALPDTAGATLQFPRLKQPFTGVSMSAGLTYEFSDKLALKANIARGYRAPSITEIASNGLDPGAHIVYIGNRNFKPEFSLQEDIGLTLTLPDVNLGVSVFNNYIQNYIYLAQLVDDQGDPVVIVPGNRTYQYQQSSAQLYGFETQLSVHPTGWRGFSFDNSVALVYGYNRGNIYSDAGVNGEYLPFIPPLRVSTGLSQTLPLRRRWLSDVTVKADVEYNARQDRYLGLNNTETATAGFTLVNAGVDGQIHLGQNRPALRVLLQVNNVFDVAYQSNLSRLKYFEYFSESPNGRLGIYGMGRNICLKITLPFS; encoded by the coding sequence ATGAAATCATTTTTCTTCTTAATCAGCCTTGGGCTGATGGGAGGGCTTGCTTATGCACAGCCATCGCCCAATCGAGTTATTTCCGGATCGGTCATTGACGCGGATAACCGCAAAGCCGTTCCTTTTGGTACAATCAGCCTGCTTGGTCAGCGAAAAGGGGCGCTAACCAACGCCAGAGGTCAGTTTACACTGTCCATTCCTACCGACTCTCTCACGCGTCAACTGGTTATTTCCTGCGTTGGCTATCAGTCCGATACCATCCAGATAGAGCCCGCAACGGACAGCTACGCCGTTACGTTATTGCCCGTGACAAACACGCTCAACGAAGTGGTGGTTACGACGGGTGTTACACGCAGTACATTGCTTCGGCAAAACCCGGTGGCAATTCTGGCTATTTCGCACCGCGCCATCGAAAGCACAGCCAACAGCAATATCATTGATGTTCTGGTCAAAAATGCGCCCGGCCTGACTGCCGTTAAAACCGGTCCGAACATTTCAAAACCGTTTATTCGGGGTCTGGGCTATAACCGCGTTTTGACCCTCTACGATGGGGTCCGGCAGGAAGGCCAGCAGTGGGGCGACGAACACGGCGTCGAAGTTGACAATTATAACATCGACCGGGCCGAGGTTATTAAGGGACCAGCCAGTTTGATGTACGGCTCCGATGCGTTGGCGGGCGTAGTCAGCATGATGCCTATTTACCCAAAAAATACGGAAGGCAAACTCAAAGTGAGCGCTACGACCGAATACCAGTCGAACAACCGGTTGCTGGGTGAATCGATTAGTTTAATGTCGGGAAACTCGCGCTGGGCCTGGAATCTGCGGGGTTCGATACGGGCCGCGACCAACTACCAGAACAAGATTGACGGTCGCGTCTATAACACCGGCTTTTCCGAACGAACGGCGACGGCTATGCTGGGCTATACGGGTCAACGCGGCTATTCCCGCTTTGGTGCTTCGCTGTACGACAATTTGCAGGGAATTCCCGATGGAAGCCGCGATTCGCTGACCCGCCAGTTTACGAGGCAAGTCGCCGAATCGGACGCGGATGACATCAAGAATCGCCCCATCGTACCCGCCAGTGAACTGACTTCGTACCGGCTTAGCCCGTTGCACCAGCACATTCAGCATTACCGCATTCATACCAATAACCATTATGAAGTCGGCAAGGGCGATCTTGATTTCCTGCTGGCCTTTCAGCAAAATGTGCGCCGGGAATACAACCACCCCACCCGTACCGATCAGGCGGGTTTGTACGTACGCCTGAACACGCTGAACTACGGACTGCGCTACAACCTTCCTACGCTGGCCAATATTTCGGCGAGTGTGGGGGTCAATGGCATGTATCAGGCTAACAAAAACAAAGCGGGTACCGATTTCCCAATCCCGGATTATACCCTTTTCGACGTCGGCAGCTTTGTTTTTTTGAAATGGCAGGTCGAGAAACTAACGTTGAGCGGTGGTCTTCGCTACGATCAGCGACAGCTGCGGGGCGACGATTTTTACGTGCGTACCAACCCGAGAACGGGCTTTGACGAAAAAGTTGCGCTTCCGGATACCGCTGGGGCTACGTTGCAGTTTCCTCGCTTAAAGCAGCCCTTCACGGGCGTGTCGATGAGCGCTGGTTTAACCTACGAATTCTCGGATAAGCTGGCGTTGAAAGCCAACATAGCGCGTGGTTATCGGGCACCCAGCATTACCGAAATTGCGTCGAATGGGCTCGATCCGGGTGCGCACATTGTGTACATCGGCAACCGTAACTTCAAGCCAGAATTTAGCTTGCAGGAGGATATCGGCCTGACATTGACGTTACCCGATGTGAATCTGGGCGTCAGCGTTTTCAACAATTACATTCAGAATTACATTTATCTGGCGCAGCTTGTTGACGACCAGGGCGATCCCGTGGTGATTGTCCCCGGCAACCGAACGTACCAGTATCAGCAATCGTCCGCTCAACTGTATGGTTTCGAAACGCAGCTCAGTGTACACCCGACCGGCTGGCGCGGTTTTTCGTTCGATAACAGCGTAGCGCTGGTTTACGGCTATAACCGAGGCAACATCTATTCTGATGCGGGTGTCAACGGGGAGTACCTGCCGTTTATTCCGCCCCTGCGCGTTTCTACCGGTCTGAGCCAGACGCTGCCTCTGAGACGACGGTGGCTATCAGACGTTACGGTGAAGGCCGACGTGGAATACAACGCTCGGCAGGATCGGTATTTGGGCTTAAACAATACGGAAACGGCCACCGCCGGTTTCACGCTCGTTAATGCGGGTGTTGACGGACAGATTCACCTCGGTCAGAACCGGCCTGCGCTACGGGTGTTGCTGCAAGTCAACAACGTATTCGATGTGGCTTATCAGTCGAACCTGAGCCGGTTAAAATACTTCGAGTATTTTTCCGAATCGCCAAATGGTCGACTGGGCATCTACGGTATGGGCCGCAACATCTGCCTTAAAATAACCTTACCGTTCAGTTAA
- a CDS encoding SDR family oxidoreductase, protein MGTNVENKTVIISGASRGIGRSTAMLLAQHGANVIVTARNADDLNELQVEATQGSVRGKIIVAPGDVSNESAMAAVVKTAYDQFGRIDVVINNAGYGIFKNVDEISVEEWDSLMATNVKGTFLLTKAALPILKAQGSGHIVVVASDVAKRTFAGGSLYTASKYAQEAFMGALRKEVRPFGIKVTGIYSGLVDSHFHAKGHGHETSTHYLQSEDMAESMLFIISRPAHVVIDEFMVHPLAQDY, encoded by the coding sequence ATGGGGACGAACGTCGAAAACAAAACGGTTATTATTTCCGGAGCCTCACGGGGCATTGGCCGGTCAACGGCGATGCTACTGGCTCAGCATGGCGCTAATGTGATTGTCACCGCCCGCAATGCTGATGACTTAAATGAGCTTCAGGTAGAAGCTACGCAAGGATCGGTTCGCGGGAAGATCATTGTCGCACCCGGCGACGTTAGCAACGAGTCAGCTATGGCTGCCGTGGTCAAAACGGCTTATGACCAATTCGGTCGTATCGACGTAGTGATCAACAACGCGGGTTACGGAATTTTCAAAAACGTGGATGAAATCTCCGTCGAGGAGTGGGACAGTCTGATGGCGACCAACGTGAAAGGTACGTTTTTGCTGACCAAAGCTGCTCTCCCAATCCTGAAAGCACAAGGATCGGGGCATATCGTTGTCGTAGCCTCCGATGTAGCCAAGCGTACGTTTGCCGGTGGCTCGCTCTATACGGCCAGCAAGTACGCCCAGGAAGCTTTTATGGGAGCCTTGCGGAAAGAAGTGCGACCGTTCGGCATCAAAGTCACTGGTATCTACTCAGGTCTGGTCGATTCGCATTTTCACGCCAAAGGTCACGGCCATGAGACATCGACGCATTACCTGCAAAGCGAAGACATGGCCGAATCCATGCTGTTCATCATCAGTCGTCCCGCTCACGTTGTCATTGATGAGTTTATGGTCCATCCGTTGGCGCAGGACTATTGA
- a CDS encoding AraC family transcriptional regulator, whose product MKQPLRKDLEPVATSFIVKELVESHFDPNWHFHPHYQLFLVEEGSGTRFIGDSIKPFGPGDLVFLGPNLPHLWRSDQDYFQKQSGLATRGIVVYFAEDFLGTDFFKNQEMSLLRQLLNQARQGLEWTGPTRARAEAALQSMTRQSVGFERVISLLILLNDLSHAMDYQRITSPGYTNTVKPTETDRMQLVHDYVLGHFPDDLSLETVADLAGMTPPAFCRYFKARANKTFSEFVSEVRIGHACKLLIGGKLSVTQISFESGFRTLSNFNRQFKDITGQTPSAYVKTYRHI is encoded by the coding sequence ATGAAACAGCCTCTCCGTAAAGATCTCGAACCGGTTGCCACTTCTTTTATCGTAAAAGAATTAGTTGAATCGCACTTTGACCCAAACTGGCACTTTCACCCCCACTACCAGCTTTTTCTGGTAGAAGAAGGCAGCGGGACCCGGTTTATCGGCGACTCCATCAAACCGTTTGGTCCCGGCGATCTAGTTTTTCTTGGCCCTAATTTGCCGCATCTGTGGCGCAGCGATCAGGATTATTTTCAAAAACAATCCGGGTTAGCCACCCGTGGAATCGTAGTTTACTTTGCCGAAGATTTCCTTGGTACGGATTTTTTCAAAAACCAGGAAATGTCGTTGTTGCGGCAATTGCTGAACCAGGCTCGCCAGGGGCTGGAATGGACAGGGCCAACCCGCGCCCGCGCCGAAGCAGCACTCCAGAGCATGACCAGACAGTCCGTTGGTTTTGAACGGGTCATTAGTCTGTTGATTCTGCTGAACGACCTTTCTCATGCCATGGACTACCAGCGCATTACCAGCCCCGGCTACACCAATACCGTTAAACCAACGGAAACCGACCGGATGCAGCTTGTCCACGACTACGTACTGGGTCATTTCCCGGACGATCTGAGCCTCGAAACCGTTGCCGATCTGGCGGGCATGACTCCGCCGGCTTTCTGCCGGTATTTTAAAGCGCGGGCTAATAAAACGTTTTCTGAATTCGTCTCCGAGGTGCGCATCGGTCATGCCTGTAAATTGCTCATCGGTGGTAAGTTAAGTGTTACGCAGATTAGCTTCGAAAGTGGTTTCCGAACCCTGTCGAACTTCAACCGGCAATTTAAGGACATCACTGGTCAAACGCCATCGGCATACGTAAAAACGTACCGGCACATATAA